TACTTTgtcaacaaacacacaacaaatgaaaaaagtagTTTTAAAGAGTTTCAAAGCCTAAAATGACCTCTATTTACAGAAAGTGCCAAGTGATGATTTAAGGATGATACTCACCTGCGGCAATTATTCAGTGTTAAAACACACTCAGAAACTGGGATATACCAATTTTCCCACTTGTGAATTGCAGTTACAGTCAACAAAGTCATATTTACAAGTACAAAACAGGGCTTATAGGGttcatgctttctttctctgtgtggtgGGCTTACTTGTCAAAAAGCTCCCGAATGGTCTAGTTAACCATCTGGTATATAAAACCTTTGATGAGCACCTGAATGCAGCATAAGGTTCCATTACTTGTTTAGCGACATTAGCCTCATAGATCCagtgaaaaattacaaaacCACATGAGGAACCAAATGTGCCTTGActgataaaatacatttttgggaAAAAAGGGGAAATTGTTGAATATTTTTCCTTAACTTAATACTAGTTCTTTGggctgagaggaagaggaagcaAGCGAGAGTGAGAGCACATGATACTGTTTGAGTCCAGTTCTGTGGAGGCCGTTATAAAGTGCATTATGATTAATGACGCCaatctgtatatatatgtgtgtgtgtttcaggtacAGGCATTCTGTCTCCTCAGCCTGAGGAAAACCCACACTGGTGGAATGCAAACATGGTGTAAGTATTCTAGCGCAGACTGCTCCATCCACACCCAAAGGCCTTTTCCACTCTGTGTGAATAAGCGCTCTCAGTACTGCTGCCCTGCTGTGCTCGCTCCACAGCCTCTACAGCCAGCGCACAACACGAGTGTGTTTACACAGATACAGaggcaaacacagacacacactctctccacTTTGATACAGAAGCTGGACCACCCAAGACCTGTGGGTCATATGGAGTGACATCACtgatgtatatgtgtatatatacacttgCAGCTTtgattcttttcaggagacttgcgttcagtttttcaaagaaatgtgctGGGATGTCTTTCTATACCTCCAGTTCCTaagttcaatcttagaagttggttgcattttatgaTTTTCATGtcccaagtaatcccaaacacatttactgaTTAAATGTCTGAAAGTGCAATAGAGGTTTTATTAAATACTTATTAAAGGTATTAAGAAAGATTGAGTGTAAACAAACTTcttgactgtgtgtgtggatgAGGGTCCTCAGCTGGATTTGTGTGCTGACGGTCATATTATAACTTTCTGTGCACCAACAGTTGTGTTATAACTCTCTGTGCACTGACGGTCTTATTATAACTCTCTGTGCACTGACGGTTGTGTTATAACTCTCTGTGCACTGACGGTTGTGTTATAACTCTCTGTGTGATGATGGTTGTGTTTTAACTCTCTGTGTTGACGGTTGTGTTCTATCTCTCTGTGCGCTGACAGTTGTGTTATAACTCCCTGTGTGCTGACGGTTGTGTTATAACTCTGTGTTGACGGTTGTGTTATAACTGTCTGTGCGCTGACAGTTGTATTATAACTCTCTGTGTGATGATGGTTGTGTTTTAACTCTCTGTGTTGACGGTTGTGTTCTATCTCTCTGTGCGCTGACAGTTGTGTTATAACTCCCTGTGTGCTGACAGTTGTGTTATAACTCTGTGTTGACGGTTGTGTTATAACTCTCTGTGCGCTGACAGTTGTATTATAACTCTCTGTGCGCTGACAGTTGTGTTATAACTCTCTGTGTGCTGACAGTTGCATTATAACTCTCTGTGTGCTGACAGTTgtgttatatttctctgtatgcTGACAGTTGTGTTTTAACTCTCTGTGTTGATGGTTGTGTTATATCTCTCTGTTCGCTGACAGTTGTATTATATCTCTCTGTGTTGATGGTTGTGTTATAACTCTTTGTGCGCTGACAGTTGTGTTATAACTCTCTGTGTTGACGGTTGTGTTATAACTCTTTGTGCGCTGACAGTTGTGTTATAACTCTCTGTGTTGACGGTTGTGTTATAACTCCCTGTGCGCTGATAGTTGTGTTATAACTCTCTGTGTTGACAGTTGTTTTATAACTCTGTGTGCGCTGACTGTCATATTATAACTCTCTGTGTGCTGATGGTTGTGTTATAACTCTCTATGTGCTGATGGTTATGTTTTAACTCTCTGTGCTCTGAAGGCTGTGTTATAACTCTGTGCACTGACGTTAGTGTTACAACTCTCTGTGTGCAGATTCATTCCTTACTGCTCCAGTGATGTGTGGAGTGGAGCTTCGCCAAAAACAGACCAAAGTGAGTCACACTACAGTGGGTTTTTTATGTGTTCCAACATGGATATTACCGTCCAAATATTTCTTTGGAATTAATGTTTTCAATTTCAATCAGTTCTAAAACATATTTGGTCACAAATACATGTAATAAATTAGAACATGATGCTGGTGCTCCCAACTCAAAACACAGCGtccaaaaaaatggaaaaaatgaagaatgaagaaatGTTAATGGGTTTAGAaagatgaacagagctgttCCTAATCTTAAGGCAGAAaaattgtttcttgtttttacaCGTGGATAAAGcatcattataaataaaaaaattaaataataaagtactaacgtatatatatatatatatacatatacacacacacatatatatacacacacacacacagatcaggcataacatgaccttgtttctatgctcactgtccattttatggATACAttgcagttctacaattacagactgtagtccatctgtttctctgcatactttgttagcccccttttaccctgttcttcagtggtcaggacccccatggaccctcacagagcaggtactatttgggtggtggatcattctcagcactgcagtaacactgacatggaggtgatgtgttaatgtgtgttgcattgttctgagtggatcagacacagcagcgctgctggagtttttaaacacctcagtgtcactgctggactgagaatagtccaccaaccaaaaatatccagccaacagcatcctgtgggctgcgtcctgtgaccactgatgaaggactagaggatgaccaacacaaactgcacaacagcagatgagctatcatctctgactttacatctacaaggtggactgaaaaggtcagagtggacagtgagtggacagtgagtggacacagtatttaaaaactccagcagcattgctgtgtctgatccacttgcaccagcacaataCTCACTAAgacaccatcaccacatcagtgttactgcattgctgagaatgatccaccacccaaatagtacctgctctgtgaggtcctaaccactgaagaacagggtaaaagggggccaacaaagcatgcagagaaacagatctccatttttgtcatttttcactttttgacataacttgaaaatgcctgttaccttttacattgtgtgtaaatttcatgatgagtgaactaaaagaaacagcccaaaatgacttggaaaaatatctggttccattgacttacattaaaaacaattatgTACAGATATaacctccctctctttctctctgtttagaTGATTATGCCTTTATGGGCTCTCTGATCATTCAGGAAGTTGTGAACGAACTTCTGACCAAAGGACTGGACAATGCTAAAGTCCTTTTGCTGGCAGGGAGCAGGTCAGCATGCTGTCTATGCATTTAATGTGACAGATCAGATGCTTGGTTATTTACACATTCATTCACcttcatgtatttattcattaattattcatttggATGTATGTTTGTAGAGTTTTGAACTTGTGTATTCACTTGTGTAAGCCTAATACTAACATGGACCCCCGTGTGTGCGTGTTAGTGCTGGAGGTACAGGGGTGCTGCTGAATGTGGACCGTGTGGCTGAGCTCCTGAAAAGCCGAGGTCACGGGTCAGTTCAGGTCAGAGGCTTGGCTGACTCTGGCTGGTTTCTGGACAATAAGCAGTATCGCCGCACAGACTGTGTGGACACCATCAGCTGTGCTCCCACAGAGGCCATCAAACGGGGCATCAggtgagagagatatagagaaaggAATAGCACATAATAGCATCATAATTAGAACATGACAGGGAGTGAGGATAGAGAGAGGCAGTGCTTGATTCAtattacagagaaagagagaaaggggcagagaaggagagggaaaacagagaaagaagataGCAGACATAGCAGACAGAGATAGCATAGAGAGAAAAGGacagggaggggagagagatagatagtGTAGAAGAGAGTAATATCAtcgagaaagaaggagaaaggagCAAGAAAGAAAGTTGAAGATGAAGTGCTCACTCTCTTCTTCATGGTGTAGGTACTGGGGAGGCGTTGTACCTGAGCGATGCAGACTGGCTCACACAGGAGAGGAATGGAACTGCTTCTTCGGCTATAAAGTCTATCCAACACTGAAAAGTAAGAGAGAAACGGCACCTTCTCGTGGTTTCATACACATACTACAGTGAAGAGGTAAACCCTACTATAGGTATACATATCTGGATGCCACTTTGTCTGCTGTTCTCTGTCTGAGGCGATACGTCTGCgcgtccgccatgttggagcGGTCAAAATCTGcttgtgaacaaattcactATTTGAGAGGTGCTGAGTTCTCAGGTTTAAATCGGTCACAACTACCTTATCACTCCAAATAATCCtagattatagattataatTTAGGTTGCACGGAGCTGCTCTCGGtagcttttatttcttaattAACAGATCGCGCTAAATAGCTGGGTCAGCAGAAAAGCATTCAGTCTGCATCTGACGTTACAACCAAGCTTCTGGAGaaagtctcacacacacaacagcaaACCCATCAGTGTGTGCatcacttctaatcttaatATGCATAAAAACAACCCACCCGAAACACAATAGGAAGGACGAAACTAGTTCTGCTCGCCAGCCTCTTGTTGATGTTTTCCCATCCCACCTGAAATGGTGCAGCTGCCACTTTCGGGTGCCTGAAGCACACAAATTAatgtggaacgggacaattcgaacaagaagatAGTTTCCTCCAGTTTCCAGAGTCCGTCTGGTTCTTTAATccaaataaacacagtttcctgtAGAGCCGTTTCTTATACCAGCTGATGCTGATGTgccaggagagacagagagacggagtaTTTCTTAATGGGTGTAATTGATATACAAGTAACTCCGCCAACTCCTCAACGCCCCTCATTTTAACACAGGGAGGACCTGCTTTCGATCGGCGAtgcctttggccacaatatCGCAACCTTTCCTGGTATTAATACCACTTTAATGTAATTCTGcgacttttttctttaaatattacgacttttttaTCGAGATAGGGCGAGCtttttctcgaaatattacTACTTTTATCCTCGAAATATTTTTGTCAcgaaatattacttttttttctcgaaatagtacgactttattcttgaagtctactatttctatttttattgacAGTGGCCCTTAAATGCCGTCGTACTAAAACGCCGACGTAGTAACGGTAGCAGCGATGTTGACCACCCCAAAATGGCGATACCGTTGAGGCACCTGCTGGACCCAATGCGGTATCTAGGTGTGTATATCTATGCTAGTCTCTGAGTCAGCAACACAAATGGTAgctaagaagagccattttgtcaagtttcaagaagaatcaaaccaccttgggagccacaacattccATGGCCATTTTATGGAAGTAAAGTtccaccatcttggctgtaaatatgtctcagtatgtgctaatatcCTAGTGCaggctaaaaaataaaatttaacgTAATTAGACTTCCTacgctttaagcttcagctcagctatagctgcttttatCACATCGCCAAacatttccacaaaagtagaaccgTTTTTTGTAGAACATCTCTTAacgttcgactttttacgaggcagAAGTCGGCtttttctccagcttcttgtttgaattttccggccaaccttaaatggtggcagAGGCAGTAGAATGTAGCTAACGATGTAGCTAACTGTTGCACCTTTTAACTCAAACAAGGTggcgaaaaagaagctgactctaatttttagtgtttgaaagTTTCTCGTTGTAGATTAAACATATATATGGAGTGattatatatgcaaatatgtcaATTTGTCTACAAATTTTTGATGTTTGTctcaaatctttctctttgccttttcgttggCTACTAGCAAGGCTGTTATCTGCGTTGCTATGTAACCAGCAATCTGCACCGCCTTATACTATGTACTATGCATAActagggttaaagggtgaacaGTTATACATAATAATTGAAGTGTTGAAGACAatatattgttaaaactgtattaaaatgaccaacagagatttattttactgcaaatcatgtttttttttatttttacctaaaatacTTAATTCCCCTGTGGAACCGCAACAGGGAAGTAAACATTGACCCTTACTATAGTCCATGTAAGAGACTTTCCTTTGCcttacctccctctctctctcaggtccaGTCTTTGTGGTGCAGTGGTTGTTTGATGAGGCTCAACTGACAGTAGATAACATCCATCTAACGGGTCAGCCGGTACAGGAGGGTCAGTGGCGGTACATTCAGAACCTGGGTATCGAGCTCAGGAACACCCTCAAAGACATCCCgtaagtgtttattttatttctactgGTAACTTTAAGACAGTCCACTAATTTGAATTTCCAACATGTCCATAGTGAAAAAAATGTCCTTTAGTtaaaaatggttcattttaaaGCTAAGTGATTTTCAGTCAAGAAGTATCGGATTGGTATCAGTTGAATTGAAAgtttcagtatcagtattggTATTGAAAAAGTGGCATCATGCgtctttataaaaatgtatagtCCATGTGCTACCCGATAAAATCCAGTGATaaaattttattgttctttccTGTTAATGACAGGGCAATGTTTGCACCCGCCTGTTTATCACATGAGGTGATCACAAGAAAGTGAGTTTTCCCCTCTTCTCCTTCAGAATGcacataaaacaaagaaagaaatgtcaAGAAAACATTACAAGTACAGATTGTTGGCAAGTGTCCAAAGATTGATTCTGAATGGAAGCTTGCAGCTGTCAATCAGCACTGTGAAAACTTTTGtagttcttctctttttgactGATGTAATGACtgaatctctgtctctctttctctagttACTGGATGGACGTGCAGGTGAAGGGCACATCTCTGCCACGTGCACTCCAGTGCTGGGACCGCAGCCTCCACCACAGCCCCCGTAATCatggcaacagcagcagcagtagcccCCGCTCTGTGCCCCGAGGTTGTCCACTGCACCTCATCGACAGCTGCCCCTGGCCGCACTGCAACCCCACCTGTCCCACCATCCGTGACCAGCTGACAGGACGGGAGATGAACGTGATCCAGTTCCTCACGCATATGGGCTTCGACGTGCAG
This Pygocentrus nattereri isolate fPygNat1 chromosome 15, fPygNat1.pri, whole genome shotgun sequence DNA region includes the following protein-coding sequences:
- the notum1b gene encoding inactive palmitoleoyl-protein carboxylesterase notum1b yields the protein MGGGTFALAVLVTLLLVEVAEGRRPRGGRMHSSPSYRGRSESPESFPLDFTPVEGNMDTLMRQVQNLAQSLYPCSTRRLDQDMKLRFLDNSTVTCNDGSSAGYYIKESKGSRRWLVFLEGGWYCFSKENCDSRYDTMRRLMSSSRWPSTRTGTGILSPQPEENPHWWNANMVFIPYCSSDVWSGASPKTDQNDYAFMGSLIIQEVVNELLTKGLDNAKVLLLAGSSAGGTGVLLNVDRVAELLKSRGHGSVQVRGLADSGWFLDNKQYRRTDCVDTISCAPTEAIKRGIRYWGGVVPERCRLAHTGEEWNCFFGYKVYPTLKSPVFVVQWLFDEAQLTVDNIHLTGQPVQEGQWRYIQNLGIELRNTLKDIPAMFAPACLSHEVITRNYWMDVQVKGTSLPRALQCWDRSLHHSPRNHGNSSSSSPRSVPRGCPLHLIDSCPWPHCNPTCPTIRDQLTGREMNVIQFLTHMGFDVQRMAQQQGLEPSKLLGMLNSGT